In Flavobacterium gelatinilyticum, a genomic segment contains:
- a CDS encoding iron chaperone: protein MEVKKPENIDEYIGGFPNEIQEILEKIRETIQKAAPEAKEKISYSMPAFDQNGIVVYFAGYKNHIGLYALPSGHDEFKEELSKYKSGKGSVQFPLKDPIPYDLITKIVKFRVKENLKAKKK, encoded by the coding sequence ATGGAAGTTAAGAAACCCGAAAATATCGACGAATACATTGGCGGATTCCCAAATGAGATTCAGGAAATTTTGGAAAAAATACGTGAAACAATTCAGAAAGCGGCTCCCGAGGCCAAGGAAAAAATCAGTTATTCAATGCCGGCTTTTGACCAAAACGGAATCGTAGTGTATTTTGCCGGTTATAAAAATCATATCGGGCTGTATGCACTGCCAAGCGGTCATGATGAATTTAAAGAAGAACTTTCGAAGTACAAATCCGGAAAAGGCTCTGTACAATTTCCGCTAAAAGATCCGATACCATATGATTTAATTACTAAAATTGTTAAATTTAGGGTCAAAGAAAATCTCAAAGCCAAAAAGAAATAA
- a CDS encoding SRPBCC family protein, with amino-acid sequence MKTENNKFAKAEMLIRKHVSEVFQAFINPEITSKFWFTKGSGKLEENQKTEWTWEMYGFSLSVTTLVLQENKKIVIEWGNPDEVTLVEWVFHALDENETFVSITNSGFQGDSDKIIDQVRNSTEGFTLVLAGAKAYLEHKLQLNLVLDRFPKGLA; translated from the coding sequence ATGAAAACAGAGAATAATAAATTCGCAAAAGCCGAAATGCTGATCAGGAAACACGTTTCTGAAGTATTCCAGGCTTTTATAAATCCCGAAATCACGAGTAAATTCTGGTTTACAAAAGGTTCCGGAAAATTAGAAGAAAACCAAAAAACCGAGTGGACATGGGAAATGTATGGCTTCTCTCTTTCGGTTACGACATTGGTTTTACAGGAAAATAAAAAGATTGTAATTGAGTGGGGAAATCCCGATGAAGTAACTTTAGTCGAATGGGTTTTTCATGCGCTCGACGAAAATGAAACGTTTGTAAGCATTACCAATTCCGGTTTTCAAGGCGATTCAGATAAAATAATCGATCAGGTTCGGAATTCTACCGAAGGTTTTACGCTTGTTCTCGCCGGCGCAAAAGCTTATCTCGAACATAAATTACAACTCAATTTGGTTTTAGACCGCTTTCCGAAAGGATTAGCTTAA